The Rhodothermales bacterium genomic sequence CGGGCCACCAGTGTTTGGGGTAGCGGCCGCGCATGTCTTTTCGGACGTCGTGGTAGGAGGAGGTCCAGAATCCGGCCAGATCGGTCGTGACCTGGACCGGTCGGTGGGCGGGTGAGAGCAGGTGGAGGACCACCGGCACCTTTCCGTCGTCGACCATGGGCGTCCGGGTCATGCCGAACACTTCCTGCAAGCGGACCGCCAGGACGGGACCGTCGGCGCTCGACCAGTCCACGGCAATCCGGGAGCCGCTTGGGACCTGGATGCGGGCCGGCGCCCGCCGCTCGAACGCCTGGCGATCCACCCCGCTCAGGAGGGCTTGCACCAGGTCCACCCGTTTCAGGTCCGTGAGCGACGCCATCCCGACCAGGTGGGGCTCCAACCATTCGTGCAGCGTCTCTTCCGAACGGTCGGGCCACTCGGGGTCGCGGGCATGCAGGAAGCGCAGCCGATCGGCCACCTGCCGGCTTTCCTTTTCCCAGGGGAGCACATGGAGCCCCCGCGAGCGGATTTCCTCGCAGAGCACGTGGGCAATGTCCATCGGGTCGGCCGCAGGATCCGGCCCTGACTTCAGCACGAGCGCCCCCCACCGCTCCTCCAGGCGGGCCACGACGCGCTCGGCGGTGGGGTCGAAGGAGAGGGTCGATACGAGCTCCACGCCGCCCGAGCCACCGCCCGAGCCATTTCCCGAGCCCTCTGCCAGGCGCCGGACGTCCACCCCACTCAGCGGCGCCGCCAGGAAAATCCGGGAGCGGGGACCTGCGCCTCCGGTCGATGCGACGGCCAGGAACGCACTGCGCGCCAGCGGATCGTCCGTGCTGCAATGCACCAGCTGCCCATTCTGCATCCGGAAAACCACCTCGGACCCAGCGGCGGCGCCTTTATTTCCTCCCTTCGAGGCGCCCCTTCCACGTTCTTCATTCTCCGTTACCCGCTGCGCCACCCGCTCGGGAAATGCCAGTGCCACAATAGGCCCAAGGGGGGGCTCGGGGGGCAGCGGGCCGGGCCGGCATCCGGCCGCCGAGGCAAAGTCGCGCGCGGCGTCCCGGACTCCCGCCCAGCGTCGCGGATCGCCGAGGTCCACCTGCCGGATGCCGGCCCGGTCCCGCTCGGTCAGGACCGCGGCCACACCGCAGGCCGCCCATGGGTCGTCCGCCGCGAGGATCATGTGCGCCAGCCGCGGGTGGGCCGCCACGCCGGCCATCCGGCGGCCATGCGGTGTGGCGCCCCCCGAGCCCCCCACCGCTTCGAGCATCCGGAGCAGCCCGTGTGCTTCCTGCCAGGCTGTTTCGGGCGGCGCGTCCAGCCAGGTCAGCGCCGACGGGTCGCCGACGCCCCAGCACGCCAGTTCGAGCGCAAGGGGCGCCAGGTCGGCATCCAGGATCTCGGGCCGGTCGTACGGCGCCCGGTGCGATTCTTCCAGACGGGTCCACAGCCTGTAGCACACGCCCGGGGCCGTGCGTCCCGCACGGCCCCGGCGCTGGTTGGCCGAGGCCTGCGAAATGGGCCGGGTGGCCAGCGAGGTCAGCCCCGTGCCCGGGTCGTGGACCGGAACGCGGCGCATCCCCGAGTCGATGACGACCCGGATGCCGTCGATGGTCAGGGAGGTCTCGGCAATGTCCGTGGCCAGCACCACCTTGCGTTGACCGGGAGGGGTGGGTTGCAGCGCCGCATCCTGCGCATCGAAAGACAGCGAACCATGGAGCGGCCGTATTACCAAGGCCGGGGTGTTGTCCGACCATTCGCCCGGTTGCGCTCGAGCTGTTGCCGCCAATCGCTCCTCCACCCGGCGGATTTCCCCGGCGCCCGGCAGGAAAACCAGGATATCGCCTTCGGTTTCGGCGAGCGCCCGTCGCACCGCGGGCACCACGGCGTCCTCCATGAAGCGGGGCAGCGGTTCGTCCGACCAGTGCGTTTCCACCTCGAAGGCACGGCCCTCGCTCCGGATAACGGTGCCCCGCGGCAGCACCGAGGCCACCCGATCGTCGTCGAGGGTGGCAGACATGACCACTAGCCGCAAATCCGGACGAACGGCCGCCCGGACATCCAGTGTCAGTGCCAGGGCCAGATCGGCGTGGATGCTGCGCTCGTGGAACTCGTCGAACAGGATGGCCGCTACGCCCGTCAGTTCAGGATCCGACTGCAGCATCCGGGTCAGGATGCCTTCCGTGACGACTTCAATGACGGTATTCTGACCAACGCGCGTATCCATCCGTACACGATAGCCGACCGTCTGGCCGACCTGCTCTCCCAGGAGATGTGCCATCCGGTGCGCTGCTGCCCGGGCCGCCAGTCGCCGGGGCTCCAGTACAAGGATCTTCCGGTCGTTCCGCCACCCGGCATCGAGCAAGGCCAGCGGTACACAGGTGGTTTTTCCGGCACCGGGAGGCGCCACCAGGACGACATCGTTTCCGGCCACCAATCCGGCCAGAACTTCTTTAAGCACCACCCCTACAGGCAGGTCCGGAAGTGTGGGGGTGTGGGGCATTGGCGGGATTCGGGAGTGAAAAAGCGCGCAGAAAGCCGCGCAGTGGCCGATTTCGAGCTCAACGTAGGGTTCTCACCTACACCGGTCGTGGGGAGGCGACGGTCACAACGCATATTGAATACCGGACGTGGCAGTCCCGGTTTCGTCCCGATTATTGGACCAGCAACCAAAACACCTGACCCGATCCATGAAAACGTTACTCCTTTTTCTCCTCGCCTTCGGCCTGTCCGCTTCGACGGCCACCGCGCAAACCGACTCCGTCAAACTGACCTTCTCGCCCGACAGCAAAATGTGGGTGACGGGTACGTCCACCGTCCATGATTGGAAGTGCGACGTCAAGGACGTCACCGGTTCTGTCACCGCCAGCGTATCCGACGCCGTGACTTCCATCTCCGCCGGCACGTTCTCGGTCCCCGTTGAAAATATCGACTGCGACAGCCGCACCATGAACAAGAAGGTGAACGAGGCGCTGAACGACAAGAACACGCCGACCATCAGCTTCACCATCGAGTCTACGACCATCGGCGACCAGATTGATGTCACCGGTGTCCTGACACTCGCCGGCGCAACAAAACAACTGGTCTTCCCCGTAACGGCCGTCCATACCGGCAACACCGTGACCTTCGCGGGTGAAGTCCCTGTGGTCATGTCCGACTTCAACGTCGATCCTCCAACGGCCATGCTCGGCACGCTCAAAACGGGCGACGAAGTCAAGGTCCACTTCGAGATCGTCACCAACATTCCGGACGCACAGTAACTATCGCACTGTGCAACTCGGTAATTCTCTCCAATCTGTCTCACACCATCGCATCACTGCCATGAAACGCAACCAGCTACACATTTTCACCATCACGCTCCTGGCGATGGCCATGGCCCTGCCCATGGTTGCCAGCGCACAACAGGAAACGTTGCAGTACTTCCGTCCCTACGACGGCCGCGGAACCAACGTTTTTGAGACCACCAAGGAAGACGCAAAGCCCTTCACCGGATTTGAAGTCTACTGGGGCGCTGCCTTCACGCAGCAGTTCCAGATGCTGAGCCACGAGAATGCCAACCCGACCAACAATCCGGACAATGACCTGCTGGAACTCGGCAATGGCTTCAACCTCGCCACCGCCAACCTGCTGCTCGGCGCCCAGTTGGCCGATGGTATCCAGGTCAACCTGATCACGTACCTGTCGTCCCAGCACCACTCGGAAGCATGGGTGAAAGGTGGATTCCTGCAGGTAGACAAGCTGCCCATGCTGAACAGCGAAGCGCTTGACAACCTCATGGAGTACGTCACCATCCGCGTGGGACACATGGAGTTGAACTACGGCGATGCGCACTTCCGTCGCTCGGACAACGGCCAGGCCATCTACAACCCCTTCGTGGGCAACCTGATCATGGATTCGTTCTCCACGGAAATCGGCGCTGAAATCTATGTCCAGAAGAATGGCCTCATGGGCATGGTCGGCATCACCGACGGCGAAATCCGCGGCCGCGTGGACCGTCCCGATGACCGTGCTCCGTCCATCATCGGCAAGTTGGCCTTCGATCGCCAGCTCCAGGACGACCTCCGGGTCCGCCTCTCGGGCAGCATCTACACGACCAGCAAGTCCATCTCCAACACGCTCTATGGCGGCGACCGCGCCGGCACCCGCTTCTACGATGTTATGGTCAAGTCGGCTGGATCCAGCTTCACCAACGGCCGCATCAACCCCGGCTTCCGCAACAAGGTCACGGCCATCCAGATCAATCCGTTCGTGAAGTTCATGGGCGCTGAGTTCCATGGCGTGTACGAAACGGCTACCGGCAATGCCATCCAGGGCGGCGTCGAAGGACCGGACTACACCTACACGCAGATGGCGGCCGACGTGCTGTACCGCTTCCTGGAAGACGAAACGGCCTACGTAGGCGTCCGCTACAACGTGGTTGACGGCGAAACCGCCGCCGGCGACATCTCCAGCGACCGTATCCAGGTCGCCGCAGGCTGGTTCGCCACGCCGAATGTGCTGCTCAAGGTGAACTATGTAGTCCAGAACTACAATGACTACCCGGCCAGCAGCATCCTGCACGAAGGTCAGTTCGATGGCATCACCATCGAAGGTGTGGTTGCTTTCTGACGCTTTCTAATCTGTTTCGTGCAGAACAAGGGGGGCGCCGCGCAAAACGCGGCGCCCCTTCTTGCGTAGAAGGCCTGCCCTCAACCTCGTCTCCCCTCCCCTCTACCCGCTGTTCAATTGACGCCCATGCGCCCCAATCGAGTTTCCGGTGTGATCGCATTCCTGCTTATGGCCATGCCCATCCTCATTCCGCATGCGGTTTCGGTGCAGGAATGGGCCCTGGCCGAGGAAAGCCGCCTGTGGATTGATGGCACATCCAGTGTGAACAGCTTCACCTGCCATGCCACGGACATGGACGGTACCGGTGTCCTGAAAGGCCGTGACTCGGTCACGGGATCGGAATCGCCGGCCTTGATCACCGTTCAGGTGCCGGCCCTGGACTGCGGAAACCGCCGCATGAACAAGGACCTGCGCGATGCCATGAAGGCCGATGAGTTTCCAACCATCACCTTCCGCCTCGATTATGCCGAACGCGTGCACGCGCCCGGGGACAGCCTCCGCGTCCAGGTCGTCGGGACGCTCACCCTGGCCGGCCAATCCCGCGAAGTCGTGGTCCTCATGACGGCCGATCGTCTGGAGGACGGCAGGTATCGCGGAACAGGAAAAAAGGACCTGAAGATGACGGATTTCGGCATCACGCCGCCGACCGCGCTCCTGGGACTGGTCAAGGCGCGGGATGAAATCACTATCGGATTCGAGTTGATAGCGGAACGGGAGGGGCACTGAGTCCGGGGCATGTTCGCGGCGCATCGTAGATTGGGGTCTGCACCCGCATCAACCCCTGCCCGCCATGCCCACCTCCCGCCCCCGTCCGTCCTTGCCTGTCTGCATCCCGATTATGATCCTGGCGCTGGCGCTCGCCGGATGCGCCGAGCCCGACACGGCATCTGCCCCCGAATACACCCGCGTCCAGATTCCAGAACCCCCGGTTTCGGACGAAGCTCGTTCCGCAATGGAGGCCGACCTTGCCGCCGCCGAAGCCCGTCTGGCCGATAACCCGGACGACGTGGATGCGCTCATCTGGGTCGGGCGGCGCACCGCTTATCTGTGGCGCTACCACGATGCCATCGAGGTCTTTTCGGAGGGCCTGGAGCGCTGGCCGAACCATCCGGAGCTGCTCCGGCACCGCGGGCATCGCCTGATTTCCGTGCGCGCGTTCGAGCAGGCGCGCGAGGACCTTTCGGCCGCCGCCGCGGCGGTGGAGGGGCAACCGGACGTGGTCGAACAGGACGGTCAGCCGAACGCGGCGGGCATTCCGACCAGCACGCTCCAGACCAACATCCATTACCACCTCGGACTGGCCCACTATCTGCTGGGTGCTTTCGAGGAGGCCGCCCGGCACTTCGGACACTGCCGCGCCATCGCCACGAATGACGACATGCGCGTCGCCGCCGCCGATTGGGAGTACATGGCACTGCGCCGGTCGGGCCTGCACGACGAGGCCCGCGAAGTCATTGCCTTCGTGACGCCCGACATGGAACTGCTGGAAAACCACGTTTATCACAGGCGCATCCTGATGTACCAGGGGCTCGTCGCGCCCGACTCGCTCCTCGGCCGTGCCGATGGTGACGTCGCGCTCAACCTGGCCACCCAGGGCTACGGCGTCGGCAACTGGTACCTGACGGAAGGCGATACGACGCGCGCCCTCGCAATTTTCCGCGACGTGGTGGCCGGTCAGCACTGGGCCGCCTTCGGAACCATCGCGGCGGTAGCCGACCTGGCACGTTTGTCCGCACCGTGACACACACCTTGCCTGTCTAACACTGCGCGAATGAACGCTCGACCTTTTCTATACACCCCGACTGGCAACCGCATTGCGCGTTTTGTTGTGTCCCCGTTCAAGTCGTTCGTCCCGGAGAAGTACCAGTTTCCGGTGGATGGCCTGCTGAACGTCCCGGTTCCGGGCATGTCACCGCTTCTCCTGCACGTGAATCCAACCTGCTACCAGGGAAAGGTGCTGTTCTGGAAGGGTTTGAATGGATTCGAGCCTGGTATGCAGGTCTGGTTCAGACGGCTGGCAGAACAGGCAGACTCGTTCTTCGATGTCGGGGCGAATATCGGGTTGTATTCTCTGCTCGCTGTCAAATACAACCCGAAAATCAAGGTAGTCAGCTTTGAGCCCCTTCCGGCTGCGTTCACATATTTGAAGCGGAACGCGTTGGCCAACCAAGCGGTGAACGTGGATGCCTATCAAATTGCATTGTCGGATGCATCCGGAGCGTCCGAGTTCCATTTTTCCCTCAATCCCAAGTTCCTCTTCGTGGAGGATCAATTGGTAAGCACGGGAAGCCTTGACGAAGTACAGGGATACCGGACAGAACGGAGAATGGCCATACCCGTCACGCTTCAGACGCTGGATGATTTCATGGACGCATACCGGGGCCACGGGATCGACCTGATCAAGATCGATACGGAAGCCACGGAACACATGGTCATCAAAGGCGCCAGGAAGACCTTCGGGACGCATCGGCCCATCGTGTTCTGCGAGGTGTTGCCAAACCGGGTCGAAGCGGAAATCCAGCAGGAGATTGCCGCTCTGGACTACGCACTCTTCCGCATTGCAGGACACTCCTTGGTGGAGGTCAGCGACCTGAGACATGACGCATCGTCCACCAATGACTTCCTGTTCTGCCCGACTGAAAAAGTCAACCTGCTGGAATCCGTGGGGACCGTAGTCCGCCTGTGAATCACCTGCTGATTACGAGGGGAATTTGTCTCCGCTGAGACAGGGACGTGGCCACCAGGATATAGGCTCCTGACGGATACCCTGAAACATCGAAGGTCAATCTGGTATTGCCTGCAGAGCTCTGTGACTCGCCCAGAACGTCCAATTTTCGTCCCAGAATGTCAAACAGCGCAATGGTCACCTCTGAAGCCTGCTTTAACTCCAATTCCACGGACAGGGACGATATGGCCGGCATGGGGAATGCGGACATTCCCTGGATCTGATTTGAGTCGTGGACTGACGTCCATGCATGGACCCCGGTTGCAACAACGTCGCCCTCGGATGCGCCGCTGACCACGTTGGAGAGATAAAAAACATTTTCATCCGATGTGTGGGCAACCACCATGAAGTAGTGCGTGCCATCCGTGCTCAATCCCGAATTGAACAGTGTCGGAGCGGTATAGGCGTATTGATCAAGTCGCAATGCAGGCGAGTTGGCAAGCCATTCCCACACGTACCCGGATTTGGACAGACGCCATCGTTCGGGACGTGCAATGACGATGTCAGGGTCATGAGCCAGATTGCTCCCGGAATCGGTACCGGGTGGCAGTGATCTCCATACGCTGTAGTATGGGAGGTCCAGGATGTCAACGTCCAATGCAGAGGCCGCCCATTCCAGTCGGATCTGGTTTCCGTTGTCGTGCGGAACGTCCTCACTGCGATAAATACGAGGATTGACGGTCTTCAGGATCACGATGTGAGGGGAGGCCGCGCTGCCGACGGCAAATGAGGAGGTGCTCGAATGTATCTGAACGAAGAACTCGAGATCTGTCGTCACCTGCTCGATGGTGGCCGTGTACCGGGTTGCCGAAATCCGGCTGGCCTGGATGGACACGTATGCCTGCGAGCCGACGGGTCTGTAATAAGTGGTTACCTCCGTCACCGCGGTGTCCCCCGCTATCTCGATCGGGATCTGGACGGTGGGACCGGACGAAACAATGAAGCGATCCGCTTTCGCGCTGAGCGGTGCCTCATGGACCACCACGTGACGGTTGACAGCAACGTGGTTGAGCGTCTGACGCACTCCGGACGGCCAGTCGATGATCAACGAATCGACGACGGTTGCCCCGCTCAAACCGAACGCAGCTTCGTATCCGCCTATGCTGCTGCCCGCGCTGCCTGTGATTTCGCGGATCATCTCAAGAACCCGTCCTGCACTTGTAGCCACAACGCGCACCCGGGCCCCTATTCCGTGGATATTGGACAGCTCGCCTTTCAATTCGAGGGTGAGCCAACGGGAGGATTCCGCCGGTGTGGTCTGGTTGAAATAAAGGTGGTTGTACCCTCCCTCACCCGACTGATCGGGAATGTTGTTGGTCTGGATATCCACATCCCCATCACGGTCCACATCGGCCAGACTCGCGCTGGCTGTCCGGAGTGACACCTCTGACATTGATTTGGACGATACCTTGACGAAATTTCCGGATCCGTCGTTCAGGAACAGGTCGTTCACTCCGGAGAGGTCCGGGACGAACAAGTCCAGATCACCATCATTGTCGAAATCTGCCGTATGTGCCGTGTTTGACGCTCCCCTGTCGGTCACGTGGTCGCCGGTCAGGATCTTCTCGAAAACCAGTCCTCCGTCATTCCGGTAGTAGTAGTTCTCCTGCTCGTCGACATTGGCGACATACAAATCCAGATCTCCATCCATGTCATAGTCGCCCCACACGGCTCCTCCGGTCCGACCACCATCGTTGCTCAGCATGTTGTCCACCCGCTCAAACGTGTGGTCCTCTTTGTGCTCATAAAGGACGTTATCGGACGTTGCGTTGCAGACAAACAGATCCATGTCTCCATCGTTGTCCGCATCCGCCCATTCTACACAGGTGGAGTCCTGTCTGTCATCCCCGAAATGCTCCCTTATCCGGTTTTCGAAGGATCCGTTGTCGTTCTGGACCAGAAACAGATTCCTGGAGTCCCCGCGGATGGACACGTACAGATCCAGATCCCCGTCCTGGTCGAAATCGATCGGCCCGATTTTCCGGGATCCATGTGTGACATGCTCGAATGTTTGCCCGTTTTCCTGCCACACCCCGGCGCCCCGGTTCTCGAAATGGAAGGGCTCACCACTGAGGTGGGTGACCATCAAATCGAGCAGGCCGTCCTGGTCGAGGTCAATCCACTTTCCCGACACGGTATTATGGCTTTCCTGACTGACCGGATGGTTCTCCATCAATCGAAGTATACCGAATCCATCATTTTCAAAGACCTGGTTGAATCCGGCTTCACCCGCTGCGTTGGCAACGAACAGATCCAGATCGCCGTCGTTGTCGATATCGCCCCATGACGATGCGTAACTGTAGTTCCTGTCACGGTGCAACGCACCCGCTGTATCCCGCTCAAAAGACTGGGCGAGAGCGGCCATGGGCGGAAACACCGCAAGGAACACGACGACCGGTACGATGTGCAATCTGGCGATTTCCATGGTGATTGATAGGGTATCCGGGAGTGACCATTGAAGCCTACCGGGTCAACGCTCCAAGGTTCGTCTCCAGGTGTCTCCATTGGCATGTGAACGGTTGTCTGGGCGGTGACGTAGCTTTGCTTCTCTCCGTCCGACTTCGCTATCGTCCCACCGTCTCCATGCGTTTCGCCGTCCTCCGCTCGTGCTTGCTGTTGCTGTCCGCATGCGATCCGTCCGGTACCTCGCAGACTGAATCCGACCCGGTGTTGGATCCGGATCGGGCGCTGCTGTCCGGATCCGTGTTCATCCAGGCCACGGCATCGGCCACGCCCGAACGGCGCCAGGAACGCGCCGTGGCGGAAATCCTGGGCGGCAACGTGCCCGCGTCCGTGCGCGAAATGCACCCTGTTCGGCTGGATCTGGGGGGCGGGCGTTCGGTGACCATCCGGGTCACGGGGGATTACCTGTCCGTGGGTTCCGATTCGGATTTCGTCCGGATGCCGCTCACACTGCCCTCGGCGCGTCAAATTGCCCGGGACTGGGGCATGTACTTGCCCATAACGACCATGGTCGACGCCATCTACGAGCAAGCCGACCTGCGTCTGGATCCCCAACCCATGACGCCGGGCCCGGAGATGTCGTCGAACGCGTACTATCTGGCGCACCAGCAGATGATAGAAACCCAGCGCGCCGGCCGCGCGCCCGGTGGTTTGATTGCCGGCCACAAGAAGGACATCGTGGCGACGGTCCGCCTGGATTCACAGCCGGGGCGGATTGCCATCTACGGCTGGCACACCGCCGTCGGCGAGCCCATCCAGCCCCTGTCCCTCGTGCATCATGACCGCTACGAGGACTACAGCCACGGGCTGCGCCTCATCCATCCCGTAGCGCAGACCGACTCCGGCGACGTCCGTCTCGATGATCTCTTTCCCGGCATGGAACGCTGGTCGTGGTGACTTCCCCTCCGTCCGAATGAGGCAGAGCCCGGCAGCGTGTGCCTGAATTTCTCCGGGAACCCAACGGTTCGAGAACACCGAGCTTGTCAGGGTGCGCTGTTTTACCCAGCCGAATCCTTCACATTCCGGACACGCCCATGAAGTGCTCTCCCCGCTCGCACGCCTTGATTGCCGTACTCCTGTGCTCCACGGTCACGGTCGTCGCTCAGCCGGCATCCGTATACCGGTCCTACACGTTACCGGCCAACGAAGCAGGGGCCTATACCCAAACGCTGTCAGAGAACGGCTGGGAGATTGTCGGCACATGGGATGCCGCATCCCCCGAAGGATGCACGTCCGTTGCAACGGTTTTTGCCGGGGTGCACGCCGATGCCTCAACCGACCTGTCTGCCC encodes the following:
- a CDS encoding FkbM family methyltransferase translates to MSPFKSFVPEKYQFPVDGLLNVPVPGMSPLLLHVNPTCYQGKVLFWKGLNGFEPGMQVWFRRLAEQADSFFDVGANIGLYSLLAVKYNPKIKVVSFEPLPAAFTYLKRNALANQAVNVDAYQIALSDASGASEFHFSLNPKFLFVEDQLVSTGSLDEVQGYRTERRMAIPVTLQTLDDFMDAYRGHGIDLIKIDTEATEHMVIKGARKTFGTHRPIVFCEVLPNRVEAEIQQEIAALDYALFRIAGHSLVEVSDLRHDASSTNDFLFCPTEKVNLLESVGTVVRL
- a CDS encoding YceI family protein is translated as MRPNRVSGVIAFLLMAMPILIPHAVSVQEWALAEESRLWIDGTSSVNSFTCHATDMDGTGVLKGRDSVTGSESPALITVQVPALDCGNRRMNKDLRDAMKADEFPTITFRLDYAERVHAPGDSLRVQVVGTLTLAGQSREVVVLMTADRLEDGRYRGTGKKDLKMTDFGITPPTALLGLVKARDEITIGFELIAEREGH
- a CDS encoding YceI family protein produces the protein MKTLLLFLLAFGLSASTATAQTDSVKLTFSPDSKMWVTGTSTVHDWKCDVKDVTGSVTASVSDAVTSISAGTFSVPVENIDCDSRTMNKKVNEALNDKNTPTISFTIESTTIGDQIDVTGVLTLAGATKQLVFPVTAVHTGNTVTFAGEVPVVMSDFNVDPPTAMLGTLKTGDEVKVHFEIVTNIPDAQ
- the hrpB gene encoding ATP-dependent helicase HrpB; translation: MPHTPTLPDLPVGVVLKEVLAGLVAGNDVVLVAPPGAGKTTCVPLALLDAGWRNDRKILVLEPRRLAARAAAHRMAHLLGEQVGQTVGYRVRMDTRVGQNTVIEVVTEGILTRMLQSDPELTGVAAILFDEFHERSIHADLALALTLDVRAAVRPDLRLVVMSATLDDDRVASVLPRGTVIRSEGRAFEVETHWSDEPLPRFMEDAVVPAVRRALAETEGDILVFLPGAGEIRRVEERLAATARAQPGEWSDNTPALVIRPLHGSLSFDAQDAALQPTPPGQRKVVLATDIAETSLTIDGIRVVIDSGMRRVPVHDPGTGLTSLATRPISQASANQRRGRAGRTAPGVCYRLWTRLEESHRAPYDRPEILDADLAPLALELACWGVGDPSALTWLDAPPETAWQEAHGLLRMLEAVGGSGGATPHGRRMAGVAAHPRLAHMILAADDPWAACGVAAVLTERDRAGIRQVDLGDPRRWAGVRDAARDFASAAGCRPGPLPPEPPLGPIVALAFPERVAQRVTENEERGRGASKGGNKGAAAGSEVVFRMQNGQLVHCSTDDPLARSAFLAVASTGGAGPRSRIFLAAPLSGVDVRRLAEGSGNGSGGGSGGVELVSTLSFDPTAERVVARLEERWGALVLKSGPDPAADPMDIAHVLCEEIRSRGLHVLPWEKESRQVADRLRFLHARDPEWPDRSEETLHEWLEPHLVGMASLTDLKRVDLVQALLSGVDRQAFERRAPARIQVPSGSRIAVDWSSADGPVLAVRLQEVFGMTRTPMVDDGKVPVVLHLLSPAHRPVQVTTDLAGFWTSSYHDVRKDMRGRYPKHWWPENPLDAEPTTRTIKRNQ
- a CDS encoding FG-GAP-like repeat-containing protein, which encodes MEIARLHIVPVVVFLAVFPPMAALAQSFERDTAGALHRDRNYSYASSWGDIDNDGDLDLFVANAAGEAGFNQVFENDGFGILRLMENHPVSQESHNTVSGKWIDLDQDGLLDLMVTHLSGEPFHFENRGAGVWQENGQTFEHVTHGSRKIGPIDFDQDGDLDLYVSIRGDSRNLFLVQNDNGSFENRIREHFGDDRQDSTCVEWADADNDGDMDLFVCNATSDNVLYEHKEDHTFERVDNMLSNDGGRTGGAVWGDYDMDGDLDLYVANVDEQENYYYRNDGGLVFEKILTGDHVTDRGASNTAHTADFDNDGDLDLFVPDLSGVNDLFLNDGSGNFVKVSSKSMSEVSLRTASASLADVDRDGDVDIQTNNIPDQSGEGGYNHLYFNQTTPAESSRWLTLELKGELSNIHGIGARVRVVATSAGRVLEMIREITGSAGSSIGGYEAAFGLSGATVVDSLIIDWPSGVRQTLNHVAVNRHVVVHEAPLSAKADRFIVSSGPTVQIPIEIAGDTAVTEVTTYYRPVGSQAYVSIQASRISATRYTATIEQVTTDLEFFVQIHSSTSSFAVGSAASPHIVILKTVNPRIYRSEDVPHDNGNQIRLEWAASALDVDILDLPYYSVWRSLPPGTDSGSNLAHDPDIVIARPERWRLSKSGYVWEWLANSPALRLDQYAYTAPTLFNSGLSTDGTHYFMVVAHTSDENVFYLSNVVSGASEGDVVATGVHAWTSVHDSNQIQGMSAFPMPAISSLSVELELKQASEVTIALFDILGRKLDVLGESQSSAGNTRLTFDVSGYPSGAYILVATSLSQRRQIPLVISR